The proteins below come from a single Triticum aestivum cultivar Chinese Spring chromosome 5D, IWGSC CS RefSeq v2.1, whole genome shotgun sequence genomic window:
- the LOC123126040 gene encoding mannan endo-1,4-beta-mannosidase 3, whose product MRPRPPALVSSLLLLLLLFAVPRHAAAAGGDGGGMVRVDGTRFVAGDGDRTVYLSGFNAYWLMEMASDPSRRGGVVSAFRQAAAHGLNLARTWAFSDGGDRPLQSSPGVYHEDMFQGLDFVIAEARRHGIYLLLCLTNNFDDFGGKRQYVQWAREDVAAGAAAHNLTSADDFFNSTLVKSYYKNHVKTVLTRVNTVTGVAYKDDPAIFGWELMNEPRCGAEPTGALVQAWVEEMAPYLKTIDAAHLVTAGLEGFYGDGAHESKELNPWGIYYGTNFVATHQAAGIDFATIHLYPDVWLWGSTADQQARFFRNWTASHVSDTERHLRKPLLVTEYGKFLWEEGGENATSATQRRDRFLGMVLDAIYESASRGGPLVGGAFWQLLLDGDGMDALKDGYQIVLPEDARAATIISDHSEKMAELSKQVAAEAGRRWSRKIGSFVSWDGTHPYVQRFLIRFVSLFRSVSSLFGPTIHVAS is encoded by the exons ATGAGGCCACGGCCGCCGGCTCTCGTgagcagcctcctcctcctcctcctactatTCGCGGTGCCGAGGCATGCCGCCGCGGCGGGAGGGGACGGCGGTGGCATGGTGCGGGTGGACGGCACGCGGTTCGTGGCGGGGGACGGCGACCGGACGGTGTACCTCAGCGGGTTCAACGCCTACTGGCTCATGGAGATGGCCTCCGACCCGTCCCGGCGGGGCGGGGTGGTGTCGGCGTTCCGGCAGGCGGCCGCGCACGGCCTCAACCTCGCGCGCACCTGGGCCTTCAGCGACGGCGGCGACCGACCGCTGCAGTCCTCGCCGGGCGTCTACCACGAGGACATGTTCCAG GGCCTGGACTTCGTCATCGCCGAGGCGAGGCGGCACGGGATAtacctcctcctctgcctcaccaACAACTTCGACGACTTCGGCGGCAAGCGCCAGTACGTCCAGTGGGCGAGGGAGGacgtcgccgccggcgccgccgcccacaACCTCACCTCCGCCGACGACTTCTTCAACTCCACCCTCGTCAAGTCCTACTACAAGAACCACGTCAAG ACGGTGCTGACGAGGGTGAACACGGTGACCGGCGTGGCGTACAAGGACGACCCGGCCATCTTCGGGTGGGAGCTGATGAACGAGCCGCGGTGCGGCGCCGAGCCCACGGGCGCCCTGGTGCAGGCGTGGGTGGAGGAGATGGCGCCGTACCTGAAGACCATCGACGCCGCCCACCTGGTCACGGCGGGGCTGGAGGGCTTCTACGGCGACGGCGCGCACGAGAGCAAGGAGCTCAACCCGTGGGGCATCTACTACGGCACCAACTTCGTGGCCACGCACCAGGCCGCCGGGATCGACTTCGCCACCATCCACCTCTACCCGGACGTCTGGCTCTGGGGCTCCACCGCCGACCAGCAGGCGCGCTTCTTCCGCAACTGGACGGCGTCGCATGTCAGTGACACCGAGCGCCACCTCCGCAAGCCGCTCCTCGTCACCGAGTACGGCAAGTTCCTCTGGGAGGAGGGCGGCGAGAACGCCACGTCCGCCACGCAGAGGAGGGACCGCTTTCTCGGCATGGTGCTCGACGCCATCTACGAGTCGGCGTCGCGGGGCGGGCCGCTCGTCGGTGGGGCGTTCTGGCAGCTGCTCCTCGACGGCGACGGCATGGACGCGCTCAAGGACGGGTACCAGATAGTGCTCCCCGAGGACGCCCGCGCCGCCACCATCATCAGCGATCACTCCGAGAAGATGGCCGAGCTCAGCAAGCAGGTCGCGGCGGAGGCCGGTCGCCGGTGGAGTAGGAAGATCGGCAGTTTTGTCAGCTGGGATGGTACTCATCCTTACGTCCAAAGATTCTTGATTCGTTTCGTCTCTCTGTTCAGATCAGTTTCTTCACTGTTTGGTCCTACGATACATGTAGCTAGCTAG